A window from Candidatus Nitrospira neomarina encodes these proteins:
- a CDS encoding porin, translating to MKKFTIGVLMALAVFPTFPAFSASGEEALTPAQQEAVRQAVQDYLKGQGSPEAGRPPMEQTGTGIAPPTYAAPPTQRPGEPVKETLGGLSQPRTPDKKYGSTMQGSGQLIYARPFVSSPKAIVGGYMDIEYFNRKNQGNSYFDQHRLVPFIYGDISDRVKFAAEIEFEHGTNDIKVEFATIDYLVQEPINLRAGIILAPLGKFNLLHDAPLRDLTERPLVSQRIIPSTLHQPGVGAYGTFYPTALSKLDYEVYVTNGFTNAFGGNGNPNNTSNINQTNGIRSARSDSTSFDNNNGKSVMGRVAFSPILGVEIGGSGFYGNYGTNKDDKLAIWALDWTFQRGPFEFIGESAWSYIKDNNINQDGTQNGNPRRMQGYYLQGNYHFLPEWLSNMAPTFFKPEVSTFTAIVRWEQMNLGQDLSGEAGKLGEWQRWTFGLNFRPTEDTVFKTDFQYTPVGRSGNERIHDTAFVASWATYF from the coding sequence ATGAAGAAGTTCACAATCGGGGTCCTTATGGCCCTTGCTGTGTTTCCAACCTTTCCAGCCTTCTCTGCCTCCGGTGAGGAAGCACTGACGCCCGCTCAACAGGAAGCGGTTCGACAAGCGGTTCAAGACTATCTGAAAGGGCAGGGATCTCCCGAAGCCGGCAGGCCACCAATGGAGCAGACAGGGACCGGGATTGCCCCGCCAACTTATGCGGCCCCACCCACTCAACGCCCAGGCGAACCCGTTAAGGAAACTTTAGGAGGTTTATCACAACCACGTACGCCTGATAAAAAATACGGATCAACCATGCAAGGGTCCGGACAATTGATCTATGCCCGGCCCTTCGTTTCTTCCCCCAAAGCCATCGTCGGCGGCTACATGGATATCGAGTACTTCAATCGCAAAAATCAAGGGAACAGCTATTTCGATCAGCATCGATTGGTACCTTTCATTTACGGGGATATCAGCGATCGGGTGAAATTCGCGGCAGAAATTGAATTCGAGCATGGAACCAACGACATCAAAGTCGAATTCGCGACCATCGATTATCTCGTACAAGAACCCATAAATTTGCGGGCGGGCATCATTCTCGCTCCCCTTGGAAAATTCAACCTCCTGCATGACGCCCCACTCCGGGATCTCACCGAACGCCCTCTCGTGTCCCAACGGATCATCCCATCAACGCTTCATCAACCTGGTGTTGGAGCTTACGGCACCTTTTACCCCACCGCTCTCTCGAAGCTGGATTACGAAGTCTATGTGACCAATGGATTTACGAACGCCTTTGGAGGAAATGGAAATCCTAATAACACGTCGAATATCAATCAAACAAACGGAATACGCAGTGCGAGATCAGATAGTACGAGCTTTGACAATAATAACGGCAAATCCGTCATGGGACGTGTCGCGTTCAGCCCCATTTTGGGAGTGGAAATCGGCGGTTCTGGATTTTACGGGAATTATGGCACGAATAAGGATGATAAATTGGCCATTTGGGCCCTGGATTGGACCTTCCAGCGGGGCCCATTTGAATTCATCGGAGAGAGTGCCTGGTCTTACATCAAGGACAATAATATCAATCAAGACGGAACCCAGAACGGCAATCCTCGCAGAATGCAAGGGTATTACTTACAAGGGAATTACCATTTCCTTCCAGAATGGCTAAGCAACATGGCCCCCACCTTCTTCAAGCCGGAAGTCTCTACATTCACCGCTATAGTCCGCTGGGAACAAATGAACCTGGGACAGGATTTAAGTGGGGAAGCCGGAAAACTGGGGGAATGGCAACGTTGGACCTTTGGCCTGAACTTCCGTCCCACAGAAGATACTGTCTTTAAAACCGACTTCCAATATACGCCCGTCGGTCGAAGTGGAAATGAGCGAATTCATGATACGGCTTTTGTCGCATCCTGGGCCACATATTTCTAA